The following coding sequences lie in one Paenibacillus durus ATCC 35681 genomic window:
- a CDS encoding response regulator transcription factor — translation MMIWFFPVGKEGSNFLDTTQERVSERVVIERALHDTGLTVVETSDAESLKDRLGQQDAALLIAEIRDAGRWEGWNTVASLRENGKYLPVLVISGQQGGDAAEAAFKSGANDYMAYPLHPGELRCRIENLLTLTSRRRASGTLKLDGLTLEPSRRRAVRDGKDLKLTAKEFALLYYLVANSGEICSRENILRHVWGYHFHTDTNVTDVYIRHLRLKVDKGYRQKLIHTVRGAGYVVKAPEMAPYT, via the coding sequence ATGATGATTTGGTTCTTCCCTGTAGGGAAGGAGGGAAGCAATTTTCTAGACACAACGCAGGAACGGGTTAGCGAACGGGTGGTAATCGAACGCGCGCTCCATGATACGGGACTAACCGTAGTGGAAACTTCGGATGCGGAGAGCCTTAAAGACCGCCTTGGGCAGCAGGACGCCGCGTTGCTCATAGCGGAAATCCGGGATGCCGGGCGATGGGAAGGCTGGAATACGGTAGCAAGCCTCCGGGAGAACGGCAAATATCTCCCTGTACTGGTCATTTCCGGCCAGCAGGGCGGAGATGCCGCCGAAGCCGCATTCAAGTCGGGAGCCAACGATTATATGGCTTATCCGCTGCATCCGGGCGAGCTTCGGTGCCGAATCGAGAATCTATTGACGCTGACGAGCAGGAGGCGAGCGAGCGGCACGCTTAAACTTGACGGTCTGACGCTTGAGCCGTCCCGGCGGCGGGCCGTCCGCGACGGCAAGGATTTGAAGCTGACCGCCAAAGAATTCGCGCTCCTCTATTACCTGGTCGCCAACAGCGGCGAGATTTGCTCCCGGGAAAATATTTTGCGCCACGTATGGGGATACCATTTTCACACCGACACCAATGTGACGGACGTATATATCCGCCATCTCAGGTTAAAGGTGGACAAGGGCTACCGCCAGAAGCTGATTCATACGGTGCGCGGCGCCGGTTATGTAGTAAAGGCGCCGGAAATGGCGCCATATACGTAA
- a CDS encoding ThiF family adenylyltransferase, whose translation MEKDQDKENTASSAAGREGRYSRQVRFAPFGAEGQRKLAESSVLVVGAGALGTGIAETLVRCGVGRVVIADRDYVEWSNLQRQQLYTEEDAERHIPKAAAAKARLSAINSEVTVESHIMDVRAEELEALVPGIDLIMDGTDNFDTRLILNDIAQKHGIPWIYGACVASYGVTYTFIPGETPCLNCLLGTVPLGGDTCDTAGILPQAVQMVTSNATAEALKLLGGRKEQLRRKLMTFDIWRNEYQEIGVGAARKEHCPSCGKDPVYPYLSAANTERSDVLCGRNTVQIRPAVRSSISLPDTANRLSRLGLGKVDINPYLVSFNDGDYRVVVFGDGRALVHGTNDISAARSVYHRYFG comes from the coding sequence ATGGAGAAAGATCAAGATAAAGAAAATACGGCTTCCTCAGCCGCCGGCAGAGAAGGGCGATACTCCCGCCAGGTGCGGTTTGCGCCGTTCGGCGCGGAAGGCCAGCGGAAGCTGGCGGAATCGAGCGTGCTCGTCGTTGGAGCGGGAGCGCTCGGAACGGGCATTGCCGAGACGCTGGTCCGCTGCGGAGTCGGACGAGTTGTCATTGCCGACCGGGATTATGTGGAATGGAGCAATCTGCAGCGCCAGCAATTGTACACGGAAGAAGACGCCGAGCGCCATATACCGAAAGCGGCGGCGGCCAAAGCAAGGCTGTCGGCGATTAACTCCGAAGTGACGGTGGAGAGTCATATTATGGACGTTCGCGCGGAGGAGCTGGAGGCTCTCGTACCGGGAATCGATCTCATTATGGACGGTACGGATAATTTCGATACCCGGCTCATTCTCAACGACATAGCGCAGAAGCATGGCATTCCATGGATTTACGGCGCATGTGTGGCTAGCTACGGCGTTACTTATACCTTTATTCCCGGCGAGACACCCTGCCTTAACTGCCTGCTTGGCACCGTTCCGCTTGGCGGAGACACCTGCGATACGGCGGGTATTCTGCCGCAGGCCGTACAGATGGTTACGTCGAACGCGACCGCCGAGGCGCTTAAGCTGCTGGGCGGGCGCAAGGAGCAGCTCCGCCGGAAGCTGATGACATTTGACATCTGGCGAAATGAGTACCAGGAAATCGGCGTCGGAGCGGCCCGCAAGGAGCATTGCCCTTCATGCGGCAAAGATCCGGTATATCCGTATCTGTCTGCGGCGAATACGGAGCGCAGCGACGTGCTCTGCGGGCGGAATACGGTGCAGATTCGTCCTGCGGTCCGAAGCTCGATCTCGCTTCCCGACACCGCGAACAGATTGTCCAGGCTGGGACTGGGCAAGGTGGACATCAATCCGTATCTCGTCTCCTTCAATGACGGAGATTACCGGGTCGTCGTATTTGGAGACGGGAGAGCGCTTGTTCACGGAACGAATGATATATCGGCGGCGAGGAGCGTCTATCACCGGTACTTTGGATAA
- a CDS encoding ABC-F family ATP-binding cassette domain-containing protein, with translation MSLLTVEDVAHNFGDRQLFKNVSFRLLAGEHVGLVGANGVGKSTLMNILTGKLLKDSGKVEWTPKVRYGYLDQHTVLTPGKTIRDVLKDAFLPLLELEQEMMGITEKMADASPEELELLLEQMGEIQEQLDIGDFYLIDVKVEEMGNGLGLSAIGLDRDVASLSGGQRTKVLLAKLLLEKPNVLLLDEPTNYLDVEHIEWLTNYLKQYPYAFMLISHDTEFMSKVVDVVYHLEFAKLTRYTANYEKFLDMAYINKTQHIEAYEKQQEFIKKQEDFIQRNKARYSTSGRAKSREKQLDRLERIDKPEEAVKPTFQFKESRASGKTVFEGIDFEIGYDRPLLPKLNMTIERGDKIAIVGCNGVGKSTLLKTILGVIPPLSGKTYRGDFLHPAYFQQEVKAGNITPIDDVWNEFSSLNQHEVRAHLARCGLKNEHITRPLNMLSGGEQAKVRLCKLLMRESNWVLFDEPTNHLDVVAKDELKRALKEYKGTVLLVSHEPDFYEDWVTKTWNVEQWSTQSV, from the coding sequence ATGAGTTTACTTACTGTAGAAGACGTTGCCCACAATTTTGGGGACCGTCAGCTGTTCAAGAATGTATCGTTCCGGCTGCTCGCAGGAGAGCATGTCGGTCTAGTTGGAGCGAATGGCGTCGGCAAATCGACGCTGATGAATATATTGACGGGCAAGCTGCTGAAGGACAGCGGCAAGGTGGAATGGACCCCGAAGGTCCGCTATGGCTACCTTGATCAGCACACCGTTCTGACGCCGGGCAAGACGATCCGCGATGTGCTGAAGGACGCGTTCCTGCCGCTGCTTGAATTGGAACAGGAAATGATGGGCATTACCGAGAAAATGGCTGACGCCTCGCCTGAAGAGCTGGAGCTCTTGCTTGAGCAGATGGGCGAAATTCAGGAGCAGCTTGATATTGGCGATTTCTACTTGATCGACGTTAAGGTGGAGGAGATGGGCAACGGTCTCGGACTGTCCGCGATCGGACTGGATCGGGACGTGGCGAGCCTTAGCGGCGGACAACGGACGAAAGTGCTGCTGGCCAAGCTGCTGCTGGAGAAGCCGAACGTGCTGCTGCTTGACGAGCCGACCAACTATCTCGACGTGGAGCATATCGAATGGCTGACCAATTATTTGAAGCAATATCCGTATGCATTCATGCTGATTTCACATGATACGGAGTTCATGAGCAAGGTTGTCGATGTCGTCTATCATCTGGAATTTGCGAAGCTGACCCGCTATACGGCCAATTATGAGAAGTTCCTGGATATGGCGTACATCAATAAGACGCAGCACATCGAAGCGTATGAGAAGCAGCAGGAATTTATCAAAAAGCAAGAGGATTTCATCCAACGGAACAAGGCGCGGTACTCGACGTCGGGACGGGCGAAGAGCCGGGAGAAGCAGCTTGATCGTCTGGAGCGGATCGACAAGCCGGAAGAAGCCGTCAAGCCTACGTTCCAGTTCAAGGAAAGCCGGGCAAGCGGCAAGACGGTATTTGAAGGCATCGACTTCGAAATCGGTTATGACCGCCCGCTGCTGCCCAAGCTGAACATGACGATTGAACGCGGCGACAAGATCGCTATCGTCGGCTGCAACGGAGTCGGCAAATCGACGCTGCTGAAGACGATTTTGGGCGTTATTCCGCCGCTGAGCGGGAAGACCTACCGGGGCGACTTCCTGCATCCCGCTTATTTCCAGCAGGAGGTTAAGGCTGGCAACATTACGCCGATCGACGATGTCTGGAATGAGTTCTCGAGTCTGAATCAGCATGAAGTACGGGCGCATCTGGCGCGCTGCGGCCTGAAGAACGAGCATATTACCCGTCCGCTGAACATGCTGAGCGGCGGAGAGCAGGCAAAGGTCCGGCTGTGCAAACTGCTGATGCGCGAGAGCAACTGGGTTCTGTTCGACGAACCGACGAATCACCTGGACGTTGTGGCGAAGGATGAGCTGAAGCGGGCGCTCAAGGAGTATAAAGGCACCGTTCTGCTCGTTTCCCACGAACCCGATTTCTACGAAGATTGGGTAACCAAGACGTGGAACGTGGAGCAGTGGTCCACACAATCCGTCTAG
- a CDS encoding serine/threonine-protein kinase, with the protein MRYKSKLKPGQILGGRYVIAGIIGSGGSSHVHLSEDLRLPGKRWAVKECVAENQDYGNVQAEAELLISLDHRRLPRVVDFFPPDEDGYAYLVMDYIEGVTLNRYMDSLGGTIPRETLLLFAKQLLEVLQYLHEHRPPIVYRDLKPSNIMLAPEKGLMLIDFGIARRHRGGVGEDTVKLGTVGFAAPEQYGSGQSDHRSDLYGLGALLLYLATGGKYSEWAAGMERRLDGRAPEILIPVLRRLLRPRPEDRYGSAEEVLRVLEDVKAGLSAGLRQQVLTRTTLPAKSKAHIVTLMGTASGIGVTHTSLAAARLLSRCGPAAWVDYAPDSPVYGRIRSLAAASGRSIPSEEKQGPLEVNGIHCWRRPEDGRLKELAARYRYVVLDMGSGGYEGAEAEFASGDIPLLLASGADWRMEETLHWLRRSGWRQDSRWKIGLPLAEVHAAELLKRTLGVREVYALPFQPDPLASGGSMEAELRKLLAGLLEKGGGWKKGRFFQRK; encoded by the coding sequence ATGCGCTATAAATCAAAGCTGAAGCCTGGGCAGATCTTGGGCGGCCGATACGTGATTGCGGGTATCATCGGCTCGGGAGGAAGCAGCCATGTGCATTTGAGCGAGGATTTGCGTCTGCCCGGCAAGCGCTGGGCGGTTAAAGAATGTGTAGCGGAAAATCAAGATTATGGAAATGTACAAGCCGAAGCGGAGCTGCTGATCAGCCTGGATCATAGAAGACTTCCCAGAGTCGTCGATTTTTTTCCGCCGGATGAAGACGGATACGCTTATCTTGTAATGGACTACATCGAAGGCGTGACGCTGAACCGTTATATGGATTCCTTGGGCGGAACTATTCCGAGGGAGACTTTGCTCCTGTTCGCCAAGCAGCTGCTGGAGGTGCTGCAATACCTTCATGAGCATCGTCCGCCTATCGTCTACCGCGACCTGAAGCCATCGAACATTATGCTGGCTCCGGAGAAAGGGCTGATGCTGATCGATTTCGGGATCGCCCGCAGGCACAGGGGCGGAGTGGGAGAAGATACGGTTAAGCTAGGCACGGTCGGTTTTGCCGCGCCGGAGCAGTACGGGAGTGGCCAGAGCGATCACCGCTCCGATCTGTACGGATTGGGGGCGCTGCTGCTGTACTTGGCTACCGGAGGCAAATACAGCGAGTGGGCCGCTGGAATGGAACGCAGGCTTGACGGCCGCGCACCGGAAATTCTGATCCCCGTGCTGCGGCGGCTGCTCCGGCCAAGGCCGGAGGATCGCTATGGCAGCGCGGAAGAGGTGCTTCGGGTGCTTGAAGATGTCAAAGCGGGCTTATCCGCCGGGTTGCGGCAGCAAGTGTTGACGCGAACAACGCTGCCTGCCAAGAGCAAGGCGCATATCGTAACGCTGATGGGAACGGCTTCCGGCATCGGCGTCACACACACGTCGCTGGCGGCTGCACGTCTACTGAGCCGTTGCGGTCCGGCAGCTTGGGTCGATTATGCTCCCGATTCGCCTGTCTACGGGCGGATAAGGTCATTAGCCGCAGCTTCCGGCAGGTCTATCCCATCCGAAGAGAAGCAAGGCCCTCTAGAGGTAAACGGCATTCATTGCTGGCGACGTCCGGAGGATGGCAGGCTGAAAGAGCTTGCAGCCCGCTACCGATACGTTGTCCTTGATATGGGCAGCGGGGGGTATGAGGGAGCGGAAGCTGAATTCGCCAGCGGCGACATTCCCCTGCTGCTTGCTTCGGGGGCGGATTGGCGAATGGAGGAGACGCTGCATTGGCTCCGCCGCAGCGGCTGGCGGCAGGATAGCCGCTGGAAGATCGGTCTTCCGCTGGCGGAAGTCCATGCCGCCGAACTGCTAAAGCGGACGCTGGGGGTCCGGGAAGTGTACGCGCTGCCATTTCAGCCCGATCCCCTTGCAAGCGGCGGAAGCATGGAAGCCGAGCTTCGGAAGCTGCTCGCCGGCCTATTGGAAAAAGGTGGAGGATGGAAAAAAGGGCGCTTTTTTCAGCGCAAATGA
- a CDS encoding SAM-dependent methyltransferase, translated as MNELKPSLEQNPSPSVSETVSRYICTANHGFAPYAQEELRRQFGSVRSTLLLPGEVFLATLHAEPEEVARRLSENPPIFLRHIQPVQLQDEGGSEALERLAVYLSRRSELQGERIAVQVRKTEDSFWSDSPGELREWLQAKLEGAAAEFTVQSPAWIVSVYAASNALYAGVSRPEDNLSDWNGGAIRFRREDGQISRAKFKLMEAEKEFGIPFSSFRRALDIGAAPGGWTSFLLERGLQVTAVDPARMHESLQDHPALKVLRKNAGEVKFKENEFDLLVCDMSWSPKLMAKLVTGLLYSLAPGGTAVVTVKLMYKKPLALIKEIMAMFEAERMQIQRAKQLFHNRDEITLYMIKY; from the coding sequence TTGAACGAGCTTAAGCCCAGCTTAGAACAAAATCCGTCTCCTTCGGTAAGCGAGACGGTTTCAAGATACATTTGTACCGCCAATCACGGCTTTGCCCCCTATGCCCAGGAGGAACTGCGGCGCCAGTTCGGCTCGGTCAGGAGTACACTGCTGCTGCCGGGAGAAGTCTTCTTGGCTACGCTTCACGCGGAGCCGGAAGAGGTCGCGCGGCGACTATCGGAGAACCCGCCGATATTTCTGCGCCATATTCAGCCGGTTCAGCTGCAGGATGAAGGCGGAAGCGAAGCGCTGGAGCGGCTGGCGGTCTATTTAAGCCGCCGGAGCGAGCTTCAAGGGGAGCGGATCGCCGTTCAGGTGCGCAAGACTGAGGATTCGTTCTGGAGCGACAGCCCGGGAGAACTGCGGGAATGGCTTCAGGCCAAGCTTGAAGGCGCCGCAGCCGAATTTACCGTGCAGAGCCCGGCTTGGATCGTCTCGGTCTATGCGGCCTCGAACGCGCTGTACGCCGGGGTTTCCCGTCCCGAGGACAATTTAAGCGATTGGAACGGCGGAGCGATCCGCTTCCGCCGCGAGGACGGCCAAATTTCGCGGGCAAAGTTCAAGCTGATGGAAGCGGAGAAGGAATTCGGCATTCCGTTCAGCAGTTTCCGGCGAGCGCTCGATATCGGGGCGGCGCCCGGCGGCTGGACGTCGTTTCTGCTAGAACGGGGCCTTCAGGTGACAGCGGTTGATCCGGCGAGAATGCATGAATCGCTACAAGATCATCCTGCCCTTAAGGTGCTGCGCAAAAACGCCGGGGAGGTCAAATTCAAGGAAAATGAATTCGATCTGCTCGTCTGCGATATGAGCTGGAGTCCGAAGCTGATGGCCAAGCTTGTAACGGGACTGCTGTACAGCCTGGCGCCCGGAGGAACCGCAGTCGTCACCGTGAAGCTGATGTATAAGAAGCCGCTGGCGCTGATCAAAGAGATTATGGCCATGTTTGAAGCCGAGCGAATGCAGATTCAGCGGGCCAAGCAGCTGTTCCATAACCGGGACGAAATAACGCTTTATATGATTAAATATTAA
- a CDS encoding RNA-guided endonuclease InsQ/TnpB family protein, whose translation MILTKKVRIRPALEQEQQLWRSVGTARWVYNWTLSRQEENHKHGGKFLSDGDLRKELTQLKHTEEYAWLCNVSNNVAKQAVKDACDAYKKMFKGLAKKPKFKSRKKSRPSFYNDTAKLKVKDQVVLLEKVGWMKTVEQLPIGVSYSNPRVTFDGKYWYLSVGINQEQVQQKLTDEVVGIDVGVKELAVCSNGMVFKNINKSAAVRKTEKRLRRLQRKVSRKYEMNKEGSRFVKTSNIVKVEKSIRLLHRRLTNIRTNHIHQATSAVAKTKPRAVVMETLNVSGMMKNRHLSQAIANQKLNEFIRQMKYKCEKRGATFMQADRWFPSSKCCSGCGQVKTHLKLSDRIYECDCGLKIDRDLNAAINLAQLAV comes from the coding sequence ATGATTCTAACGAAGAAAGTCAGAATCAGACCGGCACTTGAGCAAGAACAGCAATTATGGCGTTCTGTAGGTACTGCAAGATGGGTATACAACTGGACACTATCCAGACAAGAAGAAAACCACAAGCATGGTGGCAAGTTCTTGTCGGATGGAGACCTTCGGAAAGAGCTAACTCAGCTAAAACATACCGAAGAGTATGCTTGGCTGTGCAATGTTTCTAATAACGTAGCAAAGCAAGCCGTGAAAGATGCCTGTGATGCGTATAAGAAGATGTTTAAGGGACTTGCAAAGAAACCAAAGTTCAAGTCCAGAAAGAAATCAAGGCCATCTTTTTACAATGACACAGCTAAACTTAAGGTTAAAGATCAAGTTGTCCTGTTAGAAAAAGTGGGCTGGATGAAAACAGTGGAGCAACTTCCGATAGGTGTTTCTTATAGCAACCCACGTGTTACTTTTGATGGTAAGTACTGGTACCTGTCTGTCGGGATCAACCAGGAACAGGTGCAACAAAAATTAACAGACGAAGTCGTAGGCATTGATGTAGGTGTAAAAGAATTGGCAGTGTGTAGTAACGGTATGGTGTTTAAGAACATCAACAAGTCTGCTGCCGTAAGAAAGACGGAGAAACGTTTGCGTAGGTTGCAACGTAAAGTTTCCCGCAAATATGAGATGAACAAGGAGGGAAGCCGTTTTGTCAAGACAAGCAACATTGTAAAAGTCGAAAAGTCCATTCGTTTGCTTCATCGGAGATTAACGAATATCCGTACCAATCACATTCACCAAGCTACAAGTGCAGTCGCGAAAACCAAGCCACGCGCCGTAGTGATGGAAACTTTGAATGTAAGCGGGATGATGAAGAACCGTCACTTGAGTCAAGCGATTGCTAACCAAAAGCTAAATGAGTTCATTCGCCAAATGAAATATAAGTGCGAAAAGAGGGGTGCAACGTTTATGCAAGCGGATCGATGGTTCCCGTCGTCAAAATGTTGTTCAGGTTGCGGACAGGTCAAGACCCATTTAAAGTTATCTGACCGCATCTATGAATGTGATTGCGGATTAAAGATTGATCGTGACTTGAACGCGGCAATCAACCTAGCCCAATTGGCCGTGTAG
- a CDS encoding MerR family DNA-binding transcriptional regulator produces the protein MKLLPIGKVSKMIRVTPKTLREWNKTGKLVPYSISDSGYRYYTQEQGNKGFGRK, from the coding sequence ATGAAACTTCTTCCTATAGGAAAAGTATCCAAGATGATAAGAGTAACTCCAAAAACGCTGAGAGAGTGGAACAAAACAGGAAAATTAGTACCGTACTCTATCAGTGACAGCGGGTATAGATACTACACGCAGGAACAAGGAAATAAAGGATTTGGTCGAAAATGA
- a CDS encoding ABC transporter ATP-binding protein: MISLQHITLRREENLILDDVSLDIKEGENWVILGRNGSGKTTLLEMMTGYLFPSSGTVKVLGHTYGQVDLREVRKEIGYIGPSLMEKLTLRDPVWEVVATGAYAYLRFYQQIPGEIKAKAIALLEDMNMGRLAYHTFGTLSQGERKKAMLARCLMVDPKLLIMDEPCAGLDLYEREKMLAEVDKLNRREVTVVYVTHHVEEIVPLFTHVALTREGRLAGAGPKKEVLTGEMMLAAYELPVEIEWEEERPWIKIKRGGEISA, translated from the coding sequence ATGATTTCTTTACAGCATATTACCCTGCGCAGGGAGGAGAACCTGATCCTGGATGATGTATCGCTGGATATTAAAGAAGGCGAGAATTGGGTGATCCTCGGCCGCAACGGATCGGGCAAGACGACTTTATTGGAAATGATGACCGGCTATCTGTTCCCAAGCAGCGGCACGGTCAAGGTGCTCGGCCATACCTACGGCCAGGTTGATTTGCGCGAAGTGCGCAAGGAGATCGGCTACATCGGGCCGTCGCTTATGGAGAAATTGACGCTTCGCGATCCCGTCTGGGAGGTGGTGGCCACCGGAGCATACGCTTACTTACGCTTTTATCAGCAGATTCCCGGTGAAATTAAGGCCAAGGCGATTGCGCTGCTGGAAGACATGAATATGGGGCGTCTGGCTTATCATACCTTCGGCACGCTGTCGCAGGGAGAACGCAAGAAGGCGATGCTGGCACGCTGCCTGATGGTGGACCCGAAGCTGCTCATTATGGATGAGCCCTGCGCGGGACTGGATCTTTATGAGCGGGAGAAAATGCTGGCCGAGGTGGACAAGCTGAACCGCCGGGAGGTAACCGTCGTGTATGTCACGCATCATGTGGAGGAGATTGTGCCCTTGTTTACCCATGTTGCGCTGACCCGTGAAGGCAGACTGGCCGGGGCGGGACCGAAGAAAGAAGTGCTGACCGGTGAGATGATGCTTGCCGCCTATGAGCTTCCCGTGGAGATCGAATGGGAGGAAGAGCGTCCCTGGATAAAAATAAAACGTGGAGGTGAGATATCTGCCTAA
- a CDS encoding thioredoxin family protein: protein MKEMKEHELLEAIGRSGACLAVFLETPLCGTCKVARRMMDVAEHLLPRDYALVSGNVNLLPSIVRQYRIASVPALLIFDADRDRPPRVHYALDSVERVLEYIRSVNL, encoded by the coding sequence ATGAAGGAAATGAAAGAACACGAACTGCTGGAGGCGATTGGCCGCAGCGGGGCTTGCCTTGCCGTGTTTCTGGAGACACCGCTGTGCGGTACATGCAAAGTGGCCCGCCGAATGATGGATGTCGCTGAACATCTGCTTCCCCGGGATTATGCGCTGGTATCGGGCAACGTTAATCTTCTCCCAAGCATCGTAAGGCAGTACCGTATTGCCAGTGTTCCGGCGCTGCTTATATTTGACGCAGACCGTGACCGTCCGCCGCGCGTCCATTATGCGTTAGATTCGGTGGAGCGTGTGCTGGAGTACATAAGGAGCGTGAATTTATAA
- a CDS encoding cyclic-phosphate processing receiver domain-containing protein: MIHVYMDDYRRVPPGFTLARTTEECLLLLRECEVGVLSLDYDMGPDDETGGYVAKTIVLEALFPREVYLHTSSAPGRKEMFELLYPARPEETAVHNGPMPEEKLREIASGASGS; this comes from the coding sequence ATGATCCATGTATATATGGACGATTACAGGCGGGTTCCCCCAGGCTTTACGCTTGCCCGGACGACGGAGGAATGTCTGCTGCTGCTTCGCGAATGCGAGGTCGGCGTCCTCTCTCTCGACTATGATATGGGGCCCGACGACGAAACCGGGGGATACGTAGCCAAAACCATCGTTCTTGAAGCGCTGTTCCCGAGGGAGGTTTATCTGCATACCTCGAGTGCGCCGGGCAGAAAAGAAATGTTCGAGCTGCTGTATCCGGCAAGGCCGGAAGAAACGGCAGTCCATAACGGGCCGATGCCGGAGGAGAAGCTGCGCGAGATCGCTTCGGGGGCCTCTGGATCATGA
- a CDS encoding deoxyribonuclease IV, which translates to MSAKPRIGAHVSIRGGYAQAARAAWKSGAGSFQYFPKNPRSLQLKAVDTRDAGACASYCREKGLLSVAHTPYPTNLAAGETDSPTREVMVRSLLNDLEIAEACGSLGVIAHFGHFQKLPPLQGYQNIIQCINETLQSWTGTAKLLIENQAGNGGFEGTTLEELVKIRELSRYPEKIGFCFDTCHAFAAGIWNPERSGELLESGLRLDYWPHLAAIHLNDSRYPYSSKRDRHAGVGKGLIGEKGLKELLTSEPLLGKPAILETEKGADGTHRDEIAAVLSWFEA; encoded by the coding sequence ATGAGCGCTAAGCCGAGGATCGGTGCGCATGTCAGCATCCGTGGCGGCTATGCTCAGGCTGCAAGAGCGGCATGGAAGAGCGGCGCGGGCTCATTTCAATATTTTCCGAAAAATCCCCGGAGCTTGCAGCTTAAGGCCGTGGATACAAGAGATGCGGGAGCTTGCGCGTCTTATTGCCGGGAAAAAGGACTGCTGTCCGTCGCCCATACGCCCTATCCCACAAATCTCGCCGCAGGCGAGACGGACTCGCCAACCAGGGAAGTGATGGTTCGGTCGCTGCTTAACGATTTGGAGATCGCCGAAGCGTGCGGATCGCTGGGGGTCATTGCGCATTTCGGGCATTTTCAGAAGCTGCCGCCGTTACAAGGCTATCAAAATATTATACAATGTATAAATGAAACGCTTCAGTCCTGGACAGGGACGGCCAAGCTGCTGATTGAGAACCAGGCGGGAAACGGCGGTTTCGAGGGAACGACACTGGAGGAACTGGTCAAGATTCGTGAACTGAGCCGCTATCCTGAAAAAATCGGTTTTTGTTTCGATACATGCCACGCTTTTGCGGCAGGCATATGGAATCCGGAGCGCAGCGGCGAGCTGCTGGAGTCGGGCTTAAGGCTGGATTACTGGCCGCATCTGGCTGCCATTCATCTCAACGATTCCCGGTATCCTTACTCCTCCAAGCGGGACAGGCATGCCGGGGTGGGCAAGGGCCTAATTGGTGAAAAAGGACTGAAGGAGCTGCTTACATCGGAGCCGCTGCTTGGCAAACCGGCCATTTTGGAGACTGAAAAAGGAGCGGACGGCACGCACAGAGATGAAATTGCGGCGGTGCTGTCATGGTTTGAAGCGTAA
- a CDS encoding Fpg/Nei family DNA glycosylase: MPEFPEMENYRRLLSKHIVNLPITGVTVNREKSINVEPEVFVERLVGARIVFVERRGKHLVFHLHDGRRLLLHLMLGGLLFYGTEEERPDHSTQVEIAFGDRILYFMGLRLGYLHLLSVKETEAALAKLGPELLDRRMNEERFADLLKGRRGALKSLLVNQQVFAGIGNCYADEIAYEAALLPSAPVQGLTPDSITRLYAAVRKVLSEAADIGGYMELPFMTGDTVTGSYNDRCKVYDREDETCERCGGTIVKSELSSRKVFYCPDCQNER, encoded by the coding sequence ATGCCGGAATTTCCGGAAATGGAGAACTACCGCAGACTGCTTTCGAAGCATATCGTTAATTTACCGATCACTGGGGTGACGGTTAACAGGGAGAAATCGATAAATGTGGAGCCGGAAGTATTTGTGGAGAGACTTGTCGGCGCACGCATCGTTTTTGTGGAACGGAGAGGAAAGCATCTGGTGTTCCATCTGCATGACGGCCGCCGGCTGCTGCTGCATCTGATGCTTGGAGGGCTGCTGTTCTACGGAACGGAGGAAGAACGTCCTGACCATAGCACGCAGGTGGAGATCGCCTTCGGCGACCGGATATTGTATTTTATGGGGCTTCGCCTTGGCTATCTGCATCTGTTATCCGTTAAGGAGACTGAGGCGGCCCTCGCCAAGCTGGGTCCCGAGCTGCTGGACCGGCGGATGAACGAAGAGCGGTTCGCTGATCTGCTGAAGGGCAGGCGCGGTGCGCTCAAAAGCCTCCTGGTGAACCAGCAGGTGTTTGCCGGAATCGGCAACTGCTATGCCGACGAAATCGCCTATGAAGCGGCGCTGCTGCCGTCCGCTCCCGTTCAGGGGCTAACGCCCGATTCGATAACCCGCTTGTACGCCGCAGTCCGTAAGGTGCTGAGCGAGGCGGCAGACATCGGGGGCTACATGGAGCTGCCTTTTATGACAGGAGATACGGTCACGGGAAGCTATAATGACAGATGCAAGGTATATGACCGCGAAGACGAAACCTGTGAACGCTGCGGAGGAACGATCGTCAAGTCGGAATTATCGAGCCGCAAGGTGTTCTACTGCCCGGATTGCCAGAATGAGCGCTAA